A region of Meleagris gallopavo isolate NT-WF06-2002-E0010 breed Aviagen turkey brand Nicholas breeding stock chromosome 27, Turkey_5.1, whole genome shotgun sequence DNA encodes the following proteins:
- the LRRC71 gene encoding LOW QUALITY PROTEIN: leucine-rich repeat-containing protein 71 (The sequence of the model RefSeq protein was modified relative to this genomic sequence to represent the inferred CDS: inserted 2 bases in 1 codon; deleted 2 bases in 1 codon), producing MTAEMESEQRAEQGAEQYQCCGLLQQDLTELCAWAGITSVPRVTVRPSCAATEGAESCRLGERCIQVELQNDSDPRSVCGVFLRGWKVEEEMLGVLSKCLPALGNLKALNLWSTGLTDHILPALGVMVARCPRLWSLTLEGNPLPEHSFHMLMGASSTLSHLSLRNNCIDDRAARLLGQGLSSMRSSNHSLLSLVLSFNRISDVGAEHIAELPMPLPITFLIPPPQGLRWNRSLLSLSLAHNHIGDAGAVKLAEVLQPFKLRHEEVVERRRLLMEEQGQPRAAESSNGHALSLQGSAAADKLSQAKQRTGTTKKKELLRKDKSKQTKKSTAPSDSRRSRSRGAKGSIEEQQGAEAGDLAEPSHPLLEPGLHSGGNIILPGNLVLLNLNLSRECGAGGAWLQHCPIPMXSCPPPADNHITERGLGALLAAVEEQEKQEGAGGKQGLRCLSLNRNSFSSACAAFTRLQELLLQRDPLPKPAEDEEEHSQDP from the exons ATGACTGCAGAGATGGAGAGTGAGCAGCGAGCTGAGCAAGGTGCTG agcaGTACCAGTGCTGTGGGCTCCTGCAGCAAGACCTGACAGAGCTCTGTGCCTGGGCTGGCATCACCTCTGTCCCCAGGGTCACTGTGCGGCCTTCCTGTGCAGCAA CTGAGGGTGCAGAGTCTTGCAGACTGGGAGAGCGCTGCATCCAAGTGGAGCTGCAGAATGACAGCGACCCCCGGAGTGTCTGTGGGGTCTTCTTGCGAG GCTGGAAAGTGGAAGAAGAGATGCTGGGTGTGCTCAGCAAGtgcctgcctgccctgggcaacctgaagGCCCTAAA cctctgGAGCACTGGGCTGACTGATCACATACTGCCTGCGCTGGGCGTGATGGTGGCAAGGTGCCCCCGGCTCTG GTCGCTCACCCTGGAGGGGAACCCTTTGCCAGAGCACTCCTTCCATATGCTGATGGGGGCCAGCAGCAC GCTGTCCCACCTGTCTCTGCGCAACAACTGCATTGATGACAGGGCTGCACGACTGCTGGGACAGGGCCTCTCCAGCATGAGATCATCCAACCACAGCTTGCTGTCACTGGTCCTCAGCTTCAACCGCATCTCTGACGTGGGTGCAGAGCACATTGCTGAG CTGCCCATGCCCCTTCCCATCACCTTTCTCATC CCCCCCCCTCAGGGGCTGCGCTGGAACCGCTCACTGCTCTCCCTGTCCTTGGCCCACAACCACATTGGGGATGCAGGGGCAGTGAAGCtggcagaggtgctgcagcccttcaAGCTGAGGCACGAGGAGGTGGTGGAGCGGAGACGGCTGCTGATGGAGGAGCAGGGACAGCCCCGTGCA GCTGAATCCAGCAATGGGCATGCCCTGAGcctgcagggcagtgcagcTGCAGACAAGCTGTCTCAAGCCAAACAGCGCACAGGCACAACCAAAAAGAAG gagctgctgcGGAAGGACAAGAGCAAGCAGACCAAGAAGT ctACGGCCCCTTCAGACTCCCGACGCAGCCGCAGCCGTGGTGCAAAGGGTAGCATcgaggagcagcagggagctgaa GCAGGGGATCTAGCTGAGCCCAGCCACCCACTGCTGGAGCCAGGCTTGCACTCTGGTGGGAATATCATCCTGCCTGGGAACCTGGTGCTGCTCAACCTCAACCTGTCCCGtgagtgtggggctgggggggcctggctgcagcactgccctaTTCCCAT CTCGTGTCCTCCCCCTGCAGACAACCACATCACAGAGCGAGGCCTGGGCGCATTGCTGGCTGCGGTGGAGGagcaggagaagcaggagggagctgggggaaAACAGGGGCTGCGCTGCCTCTCGCTGAAT AGGAACAGCTTCTCCAGTGCCTGTGCCGCCTtcacccggctccaggagctgctgctgcagcggGACCCCCTCCCCAAGCCTGCGGAGGATGAGGAAGAGCACAGCCAGGATCCCTGA